From the Halorussus salinus genome, the window AGGCGCTCTGGCTCACCAATCGGTACCACACCCAGTACTACGACGAGATTCCCGGCGTCTCGGTGGACAAGAGCGACATGGTGTCGCTCTACCAAGACGGCGTCAGCAAGGAACTGTTCTACGAACTCGACGCCGACGTTCACGTCATGGACCCGAACTTCCTCCAGAACCGATTCAAGGGCTGGGAGCAGGCCGACGTGGACGAGATAACGGAGAACGTCGCGCCGATGTTCGGCAACTGCATCTACGCCCAGCACTACCCGTGGCACTCCGACTACCGGTACTACACGCTCTACGAGGCGTTCGAGAAGCTGGCGACGGTGTTCGGAGCGACCGACCGCTACGAGGAGTTCTCGTCGCTCCACGACCAGTTCCAGTCGAACCTCGATTCGGTCGTTCCGTCGGAGAGCGAGCGGCCGTCCGCCGCGGTCCTCTGGGGCGTCGGCGAGAAACCGGAGAAGTTCTACCCCTACATCATCGGCGAGGGCACGGGCTTCAAACATCTACGGGACCTCGGCGTCGGCGACGCGCTCGCGGACTCGGACGTGAAGGACTTCCACGGGAGTCGCGCGGCCATCGACCTCGAAACGCTACTGGAGGTAGACCCCGAGGTACTGATGCTCCGCGGGTACGAGGCCAAGAGCGAGCAGGAGTTCCGGAACACCGTGGTCGAGTTCCTGAAGAACGACGACACGGCGAGCGCGCTCACCGCGGTACAGAACGGCGACGTGTACCGCGCGGGGAGCCTCTATCAAGGCCCCATCACGAACCTCGTCCTCACCGAGCGGACCGCGGCGCAACTGTACGACGCGAGCGACGAACTGTTCGACCGCCAGCGCGTCGCCGACATCGTGAACGGGGAGTTCTGACGATGGGCGGAGCGTCCGACGATGGGACGGGAGCGAACGCGGACGAAGGTTCGGCGACGGACCTCCTCGACGAAACGACGGTCGTCGTGGTCGGCGGCGGACCCGCGGGCTGTTCAGCGGGCGTGTTCACCGGGCGGTACGGTCTCGACACGACCGTCTTCGACCGCGGGAACGCGGCGCTCCAGCGGTGCGCCTACTTGGAGAACTATCTGGGCTTCCCGGCGGGAATCGACATCGACACCTTCCACGAGTTGATGCACGCCCACGCCGAGGAATCGGGGTGCGACATCGTTCCCGAGACGGTCGTCTCGGTCGAGCGCGACGGTGAGGACGGCGACGATGGCGACGACGATGATAACCGCGACGGCGACGACGAGTCGCGCTTCGTCGTGGAGACCCAAGCCGGTCGGCGCGTCAGGACCGAGTACGTCGTGGTCGCGGCGTGGTACGACGGGTCGTATCTCCGGGCGCTCGGCGACGACGAGATGTTCGAAGAACACGAGCATCACGGCGAGGTCGAGGAGCGTTTCGACCCGGAGTACGCCGACGACGACGGCCGGACGCCGGTGGACGGACTGTACGTCGCGTCGCCCGCCGACGCGCGAAGCGCGCAGGCCATCGTCGCCGCCGGGAACGGCGCGCACGTCGCGCGCCACCTCATCGAAGACCACCGACGCGAGCAGGGCTACCCGGAAGGCGTCGCCGCTCACTACGATTGGCTCCGTCGGGACGCGGAGTTCTCCGGCGAGTGGGCCGACCGGGACCGCTGGCGCGAGTGGTTCGAAAACGAGGTCGGCGACGACTATGAGGTGGACGACGACCGACTGGCCGACCTGCGCGAGACATACATCGACCGCGAGTTCGCGACGCGCCGGACCGACGAGGAGGTCCGCGAACAGTCCGAGCGGGGCCTCGAACGACTGGTCGAGATAGTCGGCACCGGACGACTCCTCGACGCGATGGACGACGAGACCGTCGCCGAGTACGCCGCTGAGGCGGTCGATTCGCGCGGCGAGTAGTCGGTCGGCGACGACCGCGGTCCCGAGACGGAGCGGCGCAACTCGCCCGACTTCCGACTACTGCCCAAAGCTACAAGCCGAGAACTGTGGTAGCACGCGGCATGGCACTGTGTCCGAACTGCGAGTCCGACATCAGCGAGTGGGCCGAGCGACTGGAGCAGGCAGACCGCGCCAGCACGCCGAAAGTCTGGACCTGTCCGGACTGCGACGCCGTACTCGGCATCTCGGACTGGGGGTCGTCGTAGCTAGCGTTTACGGTTTCGTTTTCGCTTTCGTTTACGGACACGTCGGTTCGTTCTCGCGTGGGCCTACTCGTTCCGACACACGCTCGTTCTGACGCTCGCCCCGACGCTCGCCCGTTCTGACGCTCGCCCCGACGCTCACTCGCGCTCGACGGTCCACCCGCGCCAGCGCGAGACGGCACCCCGCGCGTCGATGGCGTACGCGCCGAAGGGGAAACCGGGGTCGATGTCGTAGGTGACGCTCGCGGTGTCGTACTCGCCCGAGACCCGCGAGACGGCGTGAACGTCGTCGCCCTGCGCTATCCACCAGACGATTCGGTCGAGTTCGCCGTCGGCGTCGGTCGCGGCGACCTCGAACGCGACGTTCTCGGTGGTCTCGCGGGCGGTCCGGAGGGTGCGGGCCTGCGGGCTGACGCGCTCGACCACCGGCGCGCGATTCCCGTCGGGGCCGACCTCGACGGTCCATTCCACGGCGTCGATGGGGTCGTCGCCCTCTTGGGAGGAGTCGCCCTCGCGGTAGACCTCCGACCGAATCCGGTAGGTCCCCGCCGAGTCGAAGCGGTGGGTGAACGTCGCGCGCTCGGGGGTGCCGAGGTGGTCGTAGAACAGGTCGGGGCCGACGCGCCGGTCGCCGTCCACGTACCACTCGGCGTTCACGTAGTCGCCGGGGTAGTCGGCGGCGTCGGTCTCGAACAGCACCGGCGTATCGGGTCGGACCGTGACTCGCTGGCTCGGACTGGCCCGCGAGACGGTCGGCGAGGAGTCCCCGGACGACACCTCGGTCCCGTTCCAGTACACCGTGGCGGGACCGGCGAGCGCGAACGCCGTGATGGCTCCCGTCACCTCGAACTCGTCGGTCCCGCCCTCGGGACCGACGTGGCCGACCGCTCGGGTCCCGTCCACCGTATCGCCGCTGTCGAGTTGCCGGACGGACTCCTCGGCCGCGAACTCGTAGGCCGCGACGCCGCCGCCGTCGCTCTCGACGCGGAGTCGGTCGGTGCCCGACCCCGAATCGAAGTCCGCGCCGGTCAGCGACCCTGCGGGACGGGGGAACGACGACGCCGCGACTTCCGACCCGTTTCGGTAGAGCGTCGCCGGACCCGCGAGGACGAGGCCGGTAATCGACCCCGAGTACTCGAACGCGTCGGCACCGCGCTCCGGGCCGACGTTGCCCGCGGCGCGACCGCCGGACACGCGGTCGCCGCTGTCCTTCTGCCGGAGGTCGCCGCTGACGGTGAACTCGTAGGCGGCGAACCCGCCGCCGTCGCTCTCGATACGGAGGGATTCGGAAAGTCGGGGCGCGTCGGTGGCTCTCTCGGCGGGCGCTCGCTCGACGGGCGCTCGCTCGGCGGCGGCGGCCGGACCGCCGAGCAACGGTGCGACGCCAGCGGCGACTCCTCGTTTCAGGAACCGTCGTCGGGAGTTCTCGCGGACCATACTCCCGGCAACGGGAAAGAGAATCAAAGTTATATCCGGCCTAGCCACAATATTCGTCGCCTACCTCGGGGATAGGCGTCGGTTTTTCGGCGAGGTCGGCGGACGCGGAGGGGCCAGTAGTCGCGAAGTGGCCGGTGGCCGCGAAGCGGTCGGCAGTCGAAAAGTGGTCGCCCGGCCCGAAGGTGCCTCGGCGCTGAGGAACGCGGGAGAGACCCCAATAGACAACGATTCATCCACTCTATAGAATGATTTAGAATTGTCCGGGCGAGCCTGCACGTTTCCGCTACCCGTCGCCGCACGGTCCCCGCGAATCGCCGTGGCCGAGGTGGGCCTCGACGGCCGACTCGCTCCCGACGCGAATCGTGCGGGCGTTGTCGGGGTTGCCCGGCGGCCGGTGACAGACCGCGTAGCCGTCGCTGTCGTCGCCGCGCTCCTCGTCGTCGTCGCCGCTCTCGTCGTCCTCGCTCTCGCACTCGCCGGTGGCGAGTCGTATCGGCTCGTCCATCCCGAGCGAGATACGCTTCGAGACGCCCGCGGAGCCGGACAGGAACTCCCAGTCGGTGACGGTTCCCTCGTAATGCTTCTCGTGGAGGGCGGCCTCCTCGCCGAACGCCGGGGCCACCGCGACCTCGAACTCCTCTCCGAGACCGCGGAACGCGCCGCCGTCAGTGCCGCCGCTTCCCCACGTCCAGTCGATGCGATGCTCCGTGCCCTCGGTCGCCCACCGGTCGTAGTTCGAGGGCGCGGGGTCACCGTCAGGGTCGCGGTAGCGGTCGTCCTTGACCACCCACGCGCCGCTCTCGGGGAGGCCCGAAATCCGGAACGTCGCGCTCCCGCCCGCCGAGGAGTCCAGACTCCCGTGGACGACCACGAGGCTCAGCCCCGTCGGTCCCTGATAGAGGAACGCGACGCTGGTCCGGGGGCGCTGGAGGTCGGCGGTGCCCGCCGAGCCGTAGGTGGCGGCGTCGCCGACCGACGCGCCGTTGTCGTCGCTGACGTACTTCTCGGGGAGTTGGTAGTCGTAGAACGTCTCGACCGGCAACTGGCCCCGGAGCGGACGGACCGGCACGCACTCCTCGCCCTGCACGAGGCGGTACTGGCTGGTCGCGGTTCGGCGTTCGGTCTCGTCGGTCCCGACCGCGCCGGTCGCCGCGGTGCCGACCGCTCCGGCCGCGAGCGTCGTGCCGACGGCCGACAGCACCGCCCGCCGGGTCGGCGTCGATTGCTGGCCACTCATCGCCTGCGAGGTAGGGCAGGTGCTGGTATTGTTATCGGGTGGTTACCACCGAGTCCAGCCGTTCGGGAAGTCCACGAACCCGATCAGTGGCCTGTCGTCAGAACTCCGTGACGACCTCGATGCCGACCGTGCCGTAGTCGCTCATCGCGGCGAGGCGGTCGGGCACGGCGTCGAGCGCGACCTCGTTCGTGACCAGTTCGGCGGGCGACACCACGCCGCGGTCCATCATCCGGAGGAGTTCGCCGTACCGGGTCGGCGGCATCCCCCGCGAGCCGAGGAAGGTAATCTCGTTCATCGTCATCGCGTCGGTCGGGAGCGAGACCTCCCCGCGCTCGGCGTCGGTCGTCAGCCCCAACTGGAGGTGCTGGCCGCGCTTTCGCAGGCAAGCGACCGAGTTCCGGCAGGTCTCGGCGACGCCGAGCGCGTCCACCGAGACGTGGGCACCGCGACCACCGTCGGTGAGGTCCCGGACGGCCGCGGGCACGTCCACGACACGCTCGGCGTTCACCGTCTCGTCGGCACCCAATTCGCGGGCCTTCGCCAGCTTCTCCTCGCTCAAATCGACCGCGACGACGGTCGCGCCCAGCGCGTCCGCGACGTGGACCGCCGAGAGACCGACGCCGCCACAGCCGTGGACCGCCACCCAGTCGCCGGGCGTCACGTCCGCGCGGTGGGCCAACCCGTGGTACGCCGTGGCGAACCGACAGCCCAGTCCGGCCATTTCGACCGGCGAGACGTTCTCGGGCAACGCGACGGCGTTGTAGTCGGCGTAGGGGACGTGGACCCGCTCGGCGAACGCGCCGGGCGCGGCCTCCTCGAACCCGAGCGCGATGCCGTCCTCGCAGACGTTACCGTGCCCGTTCCGGCAGTTCTCGCAGTCTCCTCGGCCGAGGTTGAACGGGACCGCGACGCGGTCGCCCTCGGCGAATCGTTCGACGGCGGAGCCGGTGGCGACGACGCGCCCGGCGGGTTCGTGGCCGAGAATCTGGCCCTCGGGGACCCGGTCGTCGGCCCACTCGCCGTGGCCCTGCCACGCGTGCCAGTCGCTCCGGCAGATGCCACACGCCTCGGTCTCGATTACGACGCCGTGAGCGTCGGGGTCGGGGTCGGGGACCTGCTCGATTTCGAGGAGGTCGCCGTACTCGCGCAGGACTGCGGCTCTCATGGACGTGTGTTTCCCGCGGTCGGAATTAAATCGGTGGGGTCGGACGACGGCGACGAACCGCTCGCTCGGGAGGACGACGAACGGCCGCGCTACGCCGAATCGACCCGCGGTGGCGCGTCCGCGTCGGCGTCCCGGCCCGCCGCGTCTCCGACCCGGAACGCCGAGACGAGCGACTGGAGGCGTTCGGCCCGGTCGGTGAGCGACGCCGCGTTGGCGCTGACCTGCGAGGCCGACGAGGCCTGTTTCTCGGCGGTCGCGGAGACGCTCTCGACCGCTTCGGCGGTCGAGCGGCTGATGTCCGCGGCCTCGTCGGCCATCGACACCGCCTGCTCGGCGCTGTCGGCTTGGTCGTCGGTCGCGTCGCGTATCTCCCGGACGCCGTCGTCGGTGTCCTCGGCGTTCTCCCGGACGCGAGCGAACGCGTCCGCGACCTCCCGGACCGCCTCGACGGACTCCTCGACGTGTCGCTGGGCCGACGCCACCTCGTCGGCGGTCCGGTCGGTCTGGGACTGGACCTCCCCGATGAGCTGTTCTATCTCCCCGGCCGACTCGCGGGTCTCGTCGGCCAACTGCTTGACCTCCTCGGCGACGACCGCGAACCCCTCTCCGTTCCCGTCGGCGTCCCCGGTTCCGGCGCGCGCGGCCTCGATGTTGGCGTTCAGTGCGAGCATGTTCGTCTGCTCGGCGATGTCGCCGATGAGTTCCACGATGTCGCCGATTTCGGCCATCCGGTCGTCCAGCGCCGCGACGTTCTCGACGGTCGCGTCGAT encodes:
- a CDS encoding ABC transporter substrate-binding protein, giving the protein MERDAHRGGESTRRDCLKYGGAIVGGGLLAGCVGGSDAGSTATTTGQETTTRAETTAAETETETETETAESETTTADDGSYTVSMAPVGDVTFESVPETWVANNGSWADMGIALGREPPKALWLTNRYHTQYYDEIPGVSVDKSDMVSLYQDGVSKELFYELDADVHVMDPNFLQNRFKGWEQADVDEITENVAPMFGNCIYAQHYPWHSDYRYYTLYEAFEKLATVFGATDRYEEFSSLHDQFQSNLDSVVPSESERPSAAVLWGVGEKPEKFYPYIIGEGTGFKHLRDLGVGDALADSDVKDFHGSRAAIDLETLLEVDPEVLMLRGYEAKSEQEFRNTVVEFLKNDDTASALTAVQNGDVYRAGSLYQGPITNLVLTERTAAQLYDASDELFDRQRVADIVNGEF
- a CDS encoding FAD-dependent oxidoreductase; the encoded protein is MGGASDDGTGANADEGSATDLLDETTVVVVGGGPAGCSAGVFTGRYGLDTTVFDRGNAALQRCAYLENYLGFPAGIDIDTFHELMHAHAEESGCDIVPETVVSVERDGEDGDDGDDDDNRDGDDESRFVVETQAGRRVRTEYVVVAAWYDGSYLRALGDDEMFEEHEHHGEVEERFDPEYADDDGRTPVDGLYVASPADARSAQAIVAAGNGAHVARHLIEDHRREQGYPEGVAAHYDWLRRDAEFSGEWADRDRWREWFENEVGDDYEVDDDRLADLRETYIDREFATRRTDEEVREQSERGLERLVEIVGTGRLLDAMDDETVAEYAAEAVDSRGE
- a CDS encoding zinc-dependent alcohol dehydrogenase family protein, with the translated sequence MRAAVLREYGDLLEIEQVPDPDPDAHGVVIETEACGICRSDWHAWQGHGEWADDRVPEGQILGHEPAGRVVATGSAVERFAEGDRVAVPFNLGRGDCENCRNGHGNVCEDGIALGFEEAAPGAFAERVHVPYADYNAVALPENVSPVEMAGLGCRFATAYHGLAHRADVTPGDWVAVHGCGGVGLSAVHVADALGATVVAVDLSEEKLAKARELGADETVNAERVVDVPAAVRDLTDGGRGAHVSVDALGVAETCRNSVACLRKRGQHLQLGLTTDAERGEVSLPTDAMTMNEITFLGSRGMPPTRYGELLRMMDRGVVSPAELVTNEVALDAVPDRLAAMSDYGTVGIEVVTEF